Proteins encoded together in one Yersinia mollaretii ATCC 43969 window:
- the mglA gene encoding galactose/methyl galactoside ABC transporter ATP-binding protein MglA codes for MADINTAQPREWLLEMSNINKSFPGVKALDNVNLKVRPNSIHALMGENGAGKSTLLKCLFGIYKKDSGSIIFQGQEIEFKSSKEALEHGVSMVHQELNLVLQRTVMDNMWLGRYPTKGFFVDQDKMYKDTKAIFDELDIDIDPRDKVATLSVSQMQMIEIAKAFSYNAKIVIMDEPTSSLTEKEVNHLFTIIRKLKERGCGIVYISHKMEEIFQLCDEITILRDGQWIATQPLEGLTMDQIISMMVGRSLSQRFPDRLNTPGEVILEVKNLTSLRQPSIRDISFDLHKGEILGIAGLVGAKRTDIVETLFGIREKVAGTIKLHGKSINNHSANEAINHGFALVTEERRSTGIYAYLDVGFNSLISNIRNYKNKFGLLDNTRMKSDTQWVIDAMRVKTPGHRTSIGSLSGGNQQKVIIGRWLLTQPEILMLDEPTRGIDVGAKFEIYQLMTELAKKDKGIIIISSEMPELLGITDRILVMSNGQVAGIVETKQTTQNEILRLASLHL; via the coding sequence ATGGCCGATATTAATACAGCACAACCTCGCGAGTGGTTGCTGGAAATGAGTAATATCAATAAATCATTTCCGGGTGTAAAGGCGTTAGATAACGTAAATCTTAAAGTGCGGCCAAATTCGATCCATGCATTAATGGGAGAAAATGGTGCAGGTAAGTCAACGTTATTAAAATGTCTGTTTGGTATCTATAAAAAAGACTCCGGAAGTATTATCTTTCAGGGGCAAGAAATAGAGTTTAAAAGCTCGAAAGAAGCATTAGAACATGGTGTCTCTATGGTGCATCAGGAATTAAATCTGGTGTTACAACGTACCGTGATGGACAACATGTGGCTGGGTCGTTACCCAACCAAAGGTTTCTTTGTCGATCAAGATAAAATGTACAAAGATACCAAAGCTATCTTTGATGAATTGGATATTGATATTGATCCTCGCGATAAAGTCGCCACGTTATCAGTATCTCAGATGCAAATGATCGAGATAGCCAAGGCATTCTCTTACAATGCCAAAATCGTCATTATGGATGAGCCGACTTCCTCATTAACAGAGAAAGAAGTGAATCATCTCTTTACGATTATCCGCAAATTAAAAGAGCGTGGCTGTGGAATTGTTTATATCTCCCATAAAATGGAAGAGATATTCCAGCTATGTGACGAAATTACCATACTGCGTGATGGTCAGTGGATTGCTACCCAGCCGCTAGAAGGGCTGACCATGGATCAAATTATCTCCATGATGGTGGGGCGTTCACTGAGCCAACGTTTCCCTGACCGCCTAAATACGCCGGGTGAAGTTATTCTGGAAGTCAAAAATCTCACCTCGCTACGCCAACCCTCTATTCGTGATATCTCCTTTGATTTGCATAAAGGTGAGATTTTGGGGATTGCCGGGCTGGTAGGGGCAAAACGAACTGATATTGTTGAAACCTTATTTGGTATCCGCGAAAAAGTCGCCGGAACCATTAAGCTACATGGCAAAAGTATTAATAACCACAGTGCCAATGAAGCCATTAATCATGGATTTGCACTGGTGACTGAAGAGCGCCGTTCCACTGGGATTTACGCTTATCTCGATGTAGGTTTTAACTCCCTTATCTCTAATATTCGTAATTATAAAAATAAATTTGGGCTGCTGGATAATACGCGCATGAAGAGCGATACCCAATGGGTTATCGATGCGATGCGAGTCAAAACGCCCGGTCACCGTACCAGTATTGGTTCATTATCGGGTGGTAACCAGCAGAAAGTAATTATTGGCCGTTGGCTACTGACTCAACCAGAAATATTAATGTTGGATGAGCCGACTCGGGGGATTGATGTCGGTGCGAAGTTTGAAATCTATCAGTTAATGACTGAACTAGCGAAGAAAGACAAAGGAATTATTATTATCTCCTCTGAAATGCCTGAGCTATTAGGGATCACTGACAGAATTTTGGTAATGAGTAATGGTCAGGTTGCGGGAATTGTTGAAACTAAACAAACCACGCAGAATGAAATATTACGTCTTGCATCCTTGCATCTCTAA
- the mglC gene encoding galactose/methyl galactoside ABC transporter permease MglC produces the protein MNALNKKSMLTYLKESGIYVVLFVLLAIIIVKDPTFLSLMNLSNILTQSSVRIIIALGVAGLIVTQGTDLSAGRQVGLAAVVAATMLQAMDNVNKVFPDLQTVPIPIVILTVCLIGAIIGLVNGIIIAYLNVTPFITTLGTMIIVYGINSLYYDFVGASPIAGFDPAFSTFAQGFLRFGDFKLSYITFYALIAIGFVWVLWNKTRFGKNIFAIGGNPEAAKVSGVNVPLNLIMIYALSGVFYAFGGMLEAGRIGSATNNLGFMYELDAIAACVVGGVSFSGGVGTVIGVVTGVIIFTVINYGLTYIGVNPYWQYIIKGAIIIFAVALDSLKYAKKK, from the coding sequence ATGAATGCGTTAAATAAGAAAAGTATGCTCACTTACCTTAAAGAGAGCGGGATTTACGTCGTATTATTCGTATTACTGGCGATTATTATTGTCAAGGACCCGACATTTTTAAGTCTGATGAACTTGAGTAATATTCTGACCCAATCCTCCGTGCGTATTATTATTGCTCTCGGTGTTGCAGGTCTGATTGTCACTCAAGGGACGGATCTGTCAGCTGGCCGTCAGGTGGGGTTGGCGGCGGTCGTTGCGGCAACCATGCTGCAAGCCATGGACAACGTGAATAAAGTTTTCCCTGATTTACAGACCGTGCCTATCCCAATCGTTATCTTAACCGTCTGTTTAATCGGGGCGATTATTGGCTTGGTCAACGGTATTATTATCGCTTATCTTAATGTGACTCCGTTTATTACCACATTGGGTACGATGATTATCGTTTACGGTATTAACTCCCTGTATTACGACTTCGTCGGCGCATCACCTATTGCAGGTTTTGACCCTGCTTTCTCAACCTTTGCGCAAGGATTCTTGCGGTTTGGTGATTTCAAACTCTCTTACATTACCTTCTATGCGCTAATTGCCATCGGCTTTGTTTGGGTGTTGTGGAATAAAACGCGCTTCGGCAAAAATATCTTTGCCATCGGCGGTAACCCAGAAGCGGCAAAAGTTTCTGGTGTGAATGTGCCCCTGAACCTGATCATGATTTATGCGCTGTCCGGTGTGTTCTATGCCTTCGGCGGGATGTTGGAAGCGGGCCGTATTGGTAGTGCGACCAACAACCTTGGATTTATGTATGAGTTAGATGCCATCGCGGCTTGCGTGGTGGGCGGTGTTTCATTCAGTGGTGGTGTGGGTACGGTCATCGGCGTTGTGACGGGGGTCATTATCTTTACCGTTATTAACTACGGCCTGACTTATATCGGCGTGAACCCTTACTGGCAGTATATTATCAAGGGTGCCATCATTATCTTTGCAGTCGCACTGGACTCACTGAAATACGCCAAGAAGAAATAA